The following are encoded in a window of Corynebacterium argentoratense DSM 44202 genomic DNA:
- the ilvN gene encoding acetolactate synthase small subunit: MGAYASNNSEATNRYTLSVLVQDVDGITSRVAGMFTRRGFNMYSIVSAATETEGISRITVVVDADEVVIEQITKQLNKLIPVLKVVRLDGDSSVARALMLVKVAANNANRPQVVDAANIFRARVVDVAPDSVVLETTGNPGKLEALLEVLQPFGIIEMIRSGEIALNRGPKPLSMRR, from the coding sequence ATGGGTGCATACGCTTCCAACAATAGCGAGGCGACTAACCGCTACACCTTGTCGGTGTTGGTTCAGGACGTTGACGGTATTACCTCCCGCGTGGCCGGTATGTTTACCCGCCGTGGTTTCAACATGTATTCGATTGTGTCGGCGGCTACCGAAACCGAGGGCATCAGTCGTATTACGGTGGTTGTTGATGCGGATGAGGTTGTTATCGAGCAGATCACTAAGCAGCTCAACAAGTTGATCCCGGTGCTTAAGGTGGTGCGCTTGGATGGTGATTCCTCTGTTGCTCGCGCTTTGATGCTGGTCAAGGTTGCTGCTAACAACGCGAACCGTCCTCAGGTTGTCGACGCCGCGAATATTTTCCGCGCTCGCGTTGTGGATGTGGCTCCGGATTCGGTTGTTTTGGAGACCACGGGTAACCCGGGCAAGCTTGAGGCATTGCTGGAGGTTCTGCAGCCTTTCGGGATCATCGAGATGATTCGTTCTGGTGAGATTGCTTTGAACCGTGGGCCGAAGCCGTTGTCGATGCGCCGTTAG
- the ilvC gene encoding ketol-acid reductoisomerase, which yields MAIELLYDADADLSLIQGRKVAIIGYGSQGHAHAQCLRDSGVEVVVGLREGSKSAAKAEEAGFTVKSNADAAAWADVVMLLAPDTSQAKIYSDDIAPNLKDGDAIFFGHGLNVHFDLIKPADNITVGMVAPKGPGHLVRRQFVDGKGVPCLIAVDQDPKGEGKALALSYAAAIGGARAGVIPTTFKEEVETDLFGEQVVLCGGLEYLMMAGFEVLTEAGYAPEMAYFEVLHEMKLIVDLIWEGGLANMNYSISDTAEFGGYVAGPRIIDADTKQRMKDVLADIQDGTFVKQLIANVEGGNKDLEAKRAAVNAHPIEETGKKLRDLMSWVKNPLDATA from the coding sequence ATGGCTATTGAACTCTTGTACGACGCTGACGCTGACCTGTCGCTGATCCAGGGCCGCAAGGTCGCCATCATTGGCTACGGCTCCCAGGGCCACGCACACGCGCAGTGCCTGCGTGATTCTGGTGTTGAGGTTGTCGTCGGTCTTCGTGAGGGCTCCAAGTCCGCTGCGAAGGCAGAAGAGGCAGGTTTCACCGTCAAGAGCAACGCCGACGCAGCAGCATGGGCCGACGTGGTTATGCTCCTCGCTCCCGACACCTCTCAGGCAAAGATCTACTCGGACGACATCGCCCCAAACCTCAAGGATGGCGACGCCATCTTCTTCGGCCACGGATTGAATGTGCACTTTGATCTGATCAAGCCCGCCGATAACATCACCGTCGGCATGGTTGCCCCCAAGGGCCCCGGCCACCTGGTGCGCCGCCAGTTCGTCGACGGCAAGGGCGTTCCCTGCTTGATCGCAGTTGACCAGGATCCTAAGGGTGAGGGCAAGGCTCTGGCTCTGTCCTACGCGGCGGCTATCGGCGGTGCTCGTGCGGGCGTCATTCCCACCACCTTCAAGGAAGAGGTCGAAACTGACCTCTTCGGCGAGCAGGTCGTGCTGTGTGGCGGCCTTGAGTACCTGATGATGGCTGGCTTCGAGGTACTCACCGAAGCTGGTTACGCACCGGAGATGGCCTACTTCGAGGTTCTTCACGAGATGAAACTCATCGTCGACCTCATCTGGGAGGGCGGCCTGGCGAACATGAACTACTCCATCTCTGACACCGCAGAGTTCGGCGGCTATGTTGCTGGCCCCCGCATCATTGATGCAGACACCAAGCAGCGCATGAAGGATGTTCTGGCGGATATTCAGGACGGCACTTTCGTCAAGCAGCTGATCGCTAACGTTGAGGGCGGCAACAAGGACCTCGAGGCTAAGCGTGCAGCTGTTAACGCTCACCCGATCGAGGAGACCGGCAAGAAGCTCCGCGATTTGATGAGCTGGGTGAAGAACCCCCTCGACGCTACCGCCTAA
- a CDS encoding metal-sensitive transcriptional regulator, with amino-acid sequence MHLQPDEVKKSVTRLKRAHGQLAGVIRMLEEGNECDQAIMQLAAVSKALDKAGYSIIVTGMKKCFAEGEGASSIDEEKLEKLFLSLS; translated from the coding sequence ATGCACTTACAACCCGATGAAGTAAAAAAGTCCGTGACCCGGCTGAAACGCGCTCACGGTCAGCTCGCGGGCGTTATCCGCATGCTGGAGGAAGGCAACGAATGCGACCAGGCAATCATGCAGCTCGCAGCCGTATCAAAAGCGCTCGACAAAGCCGGGTATTCCATCATCGTCACTGGCATGAAGAAGTGTTTCGCGGAAGGCGAGGGAGCCAGCTCCATCGATGAAGAAAAGCTAGAAAAACTCTTCTTGTCCTTGAGCTAA
- a CDS encoding cation diffusion facilitator family transporter → MHRDNSQRREHAHGHDHAHEHHHGHHHVHDHDHGHDHVHGHTHAPDSVKALVGVIILTTTIFAAEVIGGFLSGSLSLLADAAHMLSDSAGLIMALVAAIIGRREANNKATFGYKRVEVLTAAINAAAVGAIGLWIIVEAVMKLFRRVEGQPIDTGLMLIVALIGLVANGASALILARGSHDSLNMRGAYLHVLSDLAGSVAVIIAGLIIRYTGFHYADAIASIIIAIIILPRTKKLLDDAVRVLLEHAPAGIDVDEVQCTVLAIDGVISVHDLHVWSLDGAKALVSCHLVVNADADGSPECVLKNHVNQCAVLDEAERRLGELGISHTTIQIEGAQHLGHEHDANDCGATAASAPSKH, encoded by the coding sequence ATGCATCGCGACAACAGCCAGCGCAGAGAGCATGCGCACGGCCATGATCACGCCCACGAGCATCACCACGGGCACCACCACGTCCACGACCATGATCACGGCCATGATCACGTTCATGGGCATACGCATGCGCCGGATAGCGTCAAGGCGCTCGTCGGCGTCATCATTCTGACGACCACCATCTTCGCAGCCGAAGTTATCGGCGGTTTCCTGTCGGGCTCACTATCGCTGCTGGCAGACGCCGCCCACATGCTGTCGGATTCTGCTGGGCTAATCATGGCCCTGGTTGCCGCGATCATCGGCCGCCGGGAGGCCAACAACAAAGCCACCTTCGGTTACAAGCGCGTCGAGGTGTTGACCGCAGCCATTAATGCTGCAGCGGTCGGCGCGATTGGCCTATGGATCATCGTGGAAGCGGTAATGAAGCTCTTCCGGCGGGTCGAGGGCCAACCCATCGATACCGGTTTGATGCTCATCGTCGCCTTGATCGGCCTGGTCGCCAATGGCGCCTCCGCATTGATCCTGGCCAGGGGTTCGCACGACAGCCTTAATATGCGCGGAGCCTACTTGCATGTCTTGTCGGACTTGGCGGGCTCGGTCGCGGTGATCATCGCGGGCTTAATCATCCGCTACACCGGGTTTCATTACGCCGACGCTATCGCCTCGATCATCATCGCGATCATTATTTTGCCGCGCACCAAAAAGCTTCTTGATGACGCCGTGAGGGTCCTTCTCGAACACGCGCCTGCGGGGATCGACGTGGATGAAGTGCAGTGCACTGTTCTCGCCATCGACGGCGTGATTAGCGTGCACGATCTCCATGTATGGTCCCTGGACGGGGCAAAGGCGTTGGTTAGTTGCCACCTTGTCGTCAATGCGGATGCCGATGGCAGCCCAGAGTGCGTGTTAAAAAATCACGTCAATCAGTGCGCGGTGCTTGACGAAGCGGAGCGACGTCTAGGGGAACTAGGTATTTCACACACCACCATCCAGATCGAGGGGGCCCAGCACTTGGGGCATGAACACGACGCTAATGACTGCGGAGCGACCGCAGCCAGCGCGCCCAGTAAGCACTAG
- a CDS encoding GmrSD restriction endonuclease domain-containing protein, translated as MGFSTPSYDLIDLFARIDRGDLQLPDFQREYSWDIDRMRALVVTVLRGYPMGSIMALDTRNTPMRFRPRPLADAPDHGVNPGLLLLDGQQRLTTLYHCLRGDGFVDARDFRNKKIRRAFYVDIAKAVSQDVMPDGAVISVDGRGVIRSHFSTLKPIDLDDPASALSHGVIPVAALLSDEGTDMLFDLAEHKPDMKEAIKSFHNQVAKPLIRYQVPMIRLDRETAQGGVGSIFAAANNAGLPMGIFDLLTAVFSSQDPDFKLVEDWERTSAQLRQHPNLDGIKRTEWLQAVALYVTARAGHSSGQCEDILNLTLKDYLAVAQPLREGFIKAADYLAERCMLARSDVPYTFQIVPLAVILTLLDRKLAAEGEAAMTQPQLDRLNRWFWCGVFGELYGSSAVIHRAAIDIAEVPAWVLDAPAPGEKGSKDSNDVAGRPGVQVPSSVQGATFNESRLLSGTDKSAVYKGVYALIQGRGAKDWRSTLPFKGNQEELDPDFAPMFPLAWCAEVGIEPALATSVINRTPMSPKTQVLIDGTLPTRYLPRVQSKSLLDDAEFDAVLTSHLIDPELLHRGQAMEFLADRRDRLIGMVEYAMGSTAVRDVNESDLRGGEEGPNAFI; from the coding sequence ATGGGTTTTTCTACTCCGAGCTACGACCTCATAGACCTTTTTGCCCGCATTGATCGCGGCGATCTGCAGCTTCCAGATTTCCAGCGGGAGTACTCCTGGGATATTGATCGGATGCGCGCACTAGTAGTGACCGTCCTGCGCGGTTATCCCATGGGGTCGATTATGGCCCTGGATACTCGCAATACGCCGATGCGTTTCCGTCCGCGTCCTTTGGCCGACGCGCCCGACCATGGGGTGAACCCGGGCTTGCTGTTGCTCGACGGCCAGCAGCGTTTGACCACTTTGTATCACTGCCTCCGAGGTGACGGATTTGTCGATGCACGGGATTTTAGGAACAAAAAAATCAGGCGTGCTTTTTATGTGGACATCGCCAAGGCTGTCAGCCAGGATGTGATGCCGGATGGCGCCGTGATTTCAGTAGATGGACGCGGCGTCATACGTAGTCATTTTTCTACCCTAAAGCCGATCGATCTTGATGATCCTGCCAGCGCCCTGTCCCACGGGGTGATCCCTGTTGCCGCATTGCTCAGCGACGAGGGCACCGATATGTTGTTCGATTTGGCCGAGCACAAGCCCGACATGAAGGAGGCAATCAAGAGCTTCCACAATCAGGTCGCAAAGCCTCTTATCCGCTACCAGGTCCCCATGATCAGGCTCGATCGTGAGACCGCTCAAGGTGGAGTTGGTTCCATTTTCGCCGCAGCGAATAATGCGGGCCTGCCGATGGGCATTTTTGACCTACTCACCGCGGTGTTTTCCTCCCAAGACCCAGATTTCAAACTGGTTGAGGATTGGGAACGCACCTCGGCACAACTGCGCCAGCACCCCAACCTCGACGGGATCAAGCGAACTGAGTGGCTCCAGGCCGTCGCCCTGTACGTGACTGCTCGCGCCGGGCATTCCAGCGGTCAGTGCGAAGACATTTTGAACCTCACGTTGAAGGACTACCTCGCCGTGGCACAACCTTTGCGGGAGGGCTTCATCAAGGCTGCAGATTATCTGGCGGAGCGCTGCATGCTGGCCCGCAGTGATGTGCCCTATACCTTCCAGATCGTGCCGTTGGCTGTCATTTTGACGCTGCTTGATCGAAAGCTCGCAGCCGAGGGCGAAGCAGCGATGACTCAACCCCAGCTCGATCGGCTCAACCGGTGGTTCTGGTGTGGTGTGTTCGGTGAGCTTTATGGTTCCAGTGCGGTGATCCATCGGGCCGCCATCGACATCGCTGAGGTACCCGCGTGGGTGCTGGATGCGCCCGCACCGGGTGAAAAGGGCAGTAAAGACAGTAATGACGTCGCGGGGCGACCTGGCGTTCAGGTTCCCTCCAGCGTGCAGGGTGCAACCTTCAACGAATCACGATTGCTGTCGGGCACCGACAAGTCGGCCGTGTACAAGGGCGTGTATGCACTGATCCAGGGGCGTGGTGCTAAGGATTGGCGCAGCACGCTACCCTTCAAGGGCAACCAGGAAGAACTTGACCCGGATTTTGCACCGATGTTCCCACTGGCGTGGTGTGCGGAAGTGGGCATCGAGCCTGCGCTGGCCACCTCGGTGATCAACAGGACACCGATGTCACCAAAAACACAAGTGTTGATCGATGGAACCCTGCCCACCCGATACCTGCCACGGGTGCAGTCGAAATCACTACTTGATGACGCAGAGTTTGACGCTGTGCTCACCTCCCATTTGATTGATCCAGAGCTGCTTCACCGTGGTCAGGCCATGGAATTCTTAGCCGATCGACGCGACCGGCTAATCGGCATGGTCGAATACGCGATGGGTTCTACTGCGGTACGCGACGTCAACGAATCCGATCTCAGGGGCGGCGAGGAAGGACCCAACGCCTTTATCTGA
- the serA gene encoding phosphoglycerate dehydrogenase: protein MKLVSQPVVLIADKLAQSTVDALGDKVEVRWVDGPNRPELLAAVADADALLVRSATTVDREVLEAAPNLKIVGRAGVGLDNVDIPAATERGVMVCNAPTSNIHSACEHAIALLLSTARQIPAADKTLREGEWKRSSFNGVEIFDKTVGIVGFGHIGQLFAQRLAAFETTIIAYDPYANPTRAAQLGVELVELEELMGRSDFVTIHLPKTKETAGMFDKDLLAKAKKGQIIVNAARGGLVDEQALADAITSGHIRGAGFDVYASEPCTDSPLFALPQVVVTPHLGASTVEAQDRAGTDVADSVLKALAGEFVADAVNVEGGRVAEEVALWLDLARKLGLVAAEVLDSACDTIEVEARGELSHEQVDALGLSAMRGVFSGIVDEPVTFVNAPRIAEERGVTLKVSTAPESATHRSVLEVKAISASGQVVSVIGALTGLERIEKIVRINGRGLDMRAEGRNLFLHYSDVPGMLGKVGTMLGASDININAAALSQDSDGEKATLILRVDKEVPEALLEDIRADLGAVAFQLDLD from the coding sequence ATGAAGCTAGTGAGCCAACCGGTAGTACTTATTGCAGACAAGCTCGCCCAGTCCACAGTGGACGCCTTGGGCGATAAAGTAGAGGTCCGTTGGGTAGACGGCCCCAACCGACCCGAACTTCTGGCCGCTGTGGCGGACGCCGACGCACTGTTGGTACGAAGCGCCACCACCGTTGACCGGGAAGTCCTCGAAGCCGCACCCAACCTGAAGATCGTCGGCCGCGCGGGCGTCGGTCTCGACAACGTTGACATCCCCGCCGCAACCGAACGCGGAGTCATGGTGTGCAACGCACCTACCTCCAACATCCACTCCGCATGTGAACACGCAATCGCCTTGCTGCTGTCCACGGCCCGTCAGATCCCCGCAGCAGACAAAACTCTGCGTGAGGGCGAGTGGAAGCGTTCCTCCTTCAATGGAGTCGAAATCTTCGACAAGACTGTCGGCATCGTCGGCTTCGGCCACATCGGCCAGCTGTTCGCCCAGCGTCTTGCTGCATTCGAAACCACCATCATCGCCTACGACCCCTACGCCAACCCCACCCGTGCAGCCCAGCTGGGCGTGGAATTGGTTGAGCTTGAAGAGCTCATGGGTCGTTCGGACTTTGTGACCATTCACCTGCCGAAGACCAAAGAAACCGCAGGCATGTTTGACAAGGACCTCCTGGCGAAGGCCAAGAAGGGTCAGATCATCGTCAACGCAGCACGCGGCGGCCTGGTTGACGAGCAAGCTTTGGCAGACGCTATCACCTCCGGCCACATCCGTGGTGCGGGCTTTGACGTCTACGCAAGCGAGCCCTGCACTGATTCGCCTTTGTTTGCTCTGCCTCAGGTTGTCGTTACTCCGCACCTCGGAGCCTCCACCGTGGAAGCTCAGGACCGCGCAGGTACCGACGTTGCAGATTCTGTGCTGAAGGCTCTGGCTGGCGAATTCGTCGCAGACGCAGTCAACGTTGAAGGTGGCCGCGTGGCCGAAGAAGTCGCGCTGTGGCTTGATCTTGCGCGCAAGCTCGGTCTGGTTGCCGCCGAGGTGCTGGATTCTGCCTGCGACACCATCGAGGTTGAAGCACGCGGTGAGCTCTCCCACGAGCAGGTTGACGCACTGGGTCTGTCCGCTATGCGCGGCGTTTTCAGTGGCATTGTCGACGAGCCCGTCACCTTCGTTAACGCTCCTCGCATTGCGGAAGAGCGCGGCGTCACCCTGAAGGTCAGCACTGCACCCGAGTCCGCTACTCACCGTAGCGTTCTGGAGGTCAAGGCCATTTCTGCTAGCGGCCAGGTTGTATCTGTCATCGGTGCGCTGACCGGGCTTGAGCGCATCGAAAAGATCGTCCGTATCAATGGCCGTGGCTTGGACATGCGCGCCGAAGGCCGCAACCTCTTCCTGCACTACAGCGATGTTCCCGGCATGCTCGGCAAGGTCGGCACCATGCTCGGCGCTTCCGATATCAACATCAACGCGGCTGCACTGTCCCAGGACTCTGATGGTGAGAAGGCCACCTTGATCTTGCGTGTAGACAAGGAAGTTCCGGAGGCTTTGCTCGAGGACATCCGCGCCGATCTTGGTGCCGTTGCCTTCCAGCTTGATCTGGACTAG
- a CDS encoding OsmC family protein, with the protein MSLTPNHLQGQPLEPIDAQRLSELAQKNIDNPEGGRKTIRTHTEADGQFRNYTQIRDLKPVLVSEPPALLGDDSAPNPTEVAQSALAACISVGIQAIATHRGVTLTNISIDIEGDIDISPTWGVGDLGEHKRPGVSDVRVKVTLEGDADRETLQKIHDDAIAWSPVVNTYTRPATLTSELV; encoded by the coding sequence ATGTCCCTCACCCCGAACCACCTCCAAGGGCAGCCCCTCGAGCCGATCGACGCGCAGCGTCTGAGCGAACTAGCGCAAAAAAATATTGACAACCCGGAGGGTGGCCGCAAGACCATCCGCACCCACACCGAGGCCGACGGCCAGTTCCGCAACTACACCCAGATTCGCGACCTCAAGCCGGTACTCGTATCGGAGCCCCCAGCACTACTTGGTGACGATAGCGCCCCCAACCCCACCGAGGTCGCCCAGTCGGCCTTGGCCGCGTGCATCTCCGTAGGTATTCAGGCAATCGCAACCCATCGCGGCGTCACCCTGACCAACATCTCCATTGATATTGAAGGCGATATCGACATCTCTCCGACCTGGGGCGTGGGCGACCTGGGTGAGCACAAGCGACCGGGTGTATCCGACGTGAGGGTGAAGGTGACGCTCGAGGGGGATGCTGATCGCGAGACGCTGCAAAAGATCCACGATGATGCGATCGCCTGGTCGCCCGTGGTGAATACATACACCCGTCCCGCCACTCTGACCTCCGAACTGGTATAA
- a CDS encoding acyl-CoA dehydrogenase family protein: MAQLSTKVARRLDDSKPALLDTVGDRAAAVDKGELSAYYIFEELAARHGFASSSLAARAQLLFDLATRDLSVAFSTWAQLMTLEYLRHGNASAYIQQRISELESGRPGVTGMAAAFKYASGCGDIPLIAEPQPDGAWRVKGRLAWASNLYPNAVIITAAAVRTGIEHEWEGCEHARQGERPQVLIFAVDANAQGVTIGDELSLLGLNSTASSWVDIDIRVRKEQVLSFDFCDFVAAVRPTFLLLQVAECLGVAQAALDGAAPRFVGVNQSLGCEYRTVVESLTRARRHHSELISEVELGASVSKVDLLTLRLEAAELATQASRLETRVAGGAGYARFSPASRRMREAAFLPVQSPSEAQLRWELARAEAAEVSELFSQLLLSSGDHSRGSR, encoded by the coding sequence ATGGCACAGCTGAGTACTAAGGTCGCGCGGCGCCTGGACGACAGTAAACCGGCTCTTTTAGACACGGTGGGTGACCGTGCTGCGGCCGTTGATAAAGGAGAGCTCTCGGCGTACTACATTTTCGAGGAGCTCGCCGCCCGGCACGGCTTTGCGTCCAGCAGTCTGGCTGCCCGCGCTCAACTGCTGTTTGATCTTGCAACCAGGGATCTCTCCGTCGCTTTTTCAACCTGGGCTCAGCTGATGACGCTCGAATACTTGCGGCATGGAAATGCCAGCGCTTACATACAACAGCGCATCTCCGAGTTGGAATCTGGTCGTCCCGGTGTCACAGGCATGGCGGCCGCGTTTAAGTACGCCAGTGGCTGCGGCGACATACCGCTCATTGCAGAGCCGCAGCCTGACGGTGCATGGCGAGTCAAGGGGCGTTTGGCCTGGGCGTCAAACCTCTATCCAAACGCGGTGATTATCACGGCGGCGGCTGTCCGGACCGGTATAGAACACGAGTGGGAGGGCTGCGAGCATGCTCGACAGGGCGAGCGTCCGCAGGTGTTGATCTTTGCTGTTGACGCCAATGCACAAGGCGTCACTATTGGCGATGAACTGTCGCTACTTGGATTGAACTCCACGGCAAGTTCCTGGGTCGATATCGACATTAGGGTTAGGAAGGAACAGGTTCTGAGCTTCGATTTCTGCGATTTTGTCGCCGCCGTGCGCCCCACTTTTTTGCTGTTGCAGGTGGCCGAGTGCCTGGGAGTTGCGCAGGCCGCACTCGACGGCGCTGCGCCGCGTTTTGTGGGCGTCAACCAATCCCTAGGGTGTGAATACCGCACCGTTGTTGAATCCTTAACGCGTGCGCGGCGTCATCATTCCGAATTGATCTCCGAGGTCGAGTTGGGTGCTTCTGTAAGTAAGGTGGACTTGCTGACGCTGCGTTTAGAGGCCGCAGAGCTGGCTACCCAGGCTAGCCGCTTGGAAACTCGAGTGGCTGGCGGTGCGGGGTATGCGCGGTTTAGCCCGGCATCGCGCCGGATGCGGGAGGCTGCGTTCCTGCCCGTGCAGTCGCCTTCTGAGGCGCAACTGCGTTGGGAGCTGGCTCGTGCAGAGGCGGCCGAGGTGTCAGAGTTGTTTTCGCAACTGCTGTTGTCTAGCGGTGATCACTCTAGGGGGAGCAGGTAG
- a CDS encoding flavin reductase family protein, which produces MDTVTGQQLRASVGSFPSGVTVVTGVDSSGRDHGLTVSAFCSLSLEPAMVLVSIDSRSQTLGKLEPGQAVGVSVLSEDQLQIATQFARHVPDRFAGVEVERHGGVAFIAGAAAWFLGTVESWLPGGDHTIITIRVNDCGHDDAVFPLRYMRGKLETWGGGSGSRP; this is translated from the coding sequence ATGGATACGGTCACGGGTCAGCAACTGCGAGCTTCGGTGGGTAGCTTCCCCTCTGGTGTCACTGTGGTTACCGGCGTTGATTCTTCGGGTAGAGACCATGGGCTGACTGTCAGTGCTTTTTGTTCGCTGTCTCTGGAACCTGCGATGGTGCTGGTGAGCATTGATAGTCGCTCGCAGACCCTTGGCAAGCTTGAACCTGGCCAGGCCGTGGGGGTGAGTGTGTTGTCCGAGGATCAGCTTCAGATCGCAACCCAATTCGCTCGTCATGTGCCCGATCGCTTCGCTGGTGTCGAGGTGGAACGCCACGGGGGTGTGGCGTTTATTGCTGGCGCTGCGGCGTGGTTCTTGGGCACCGTTGAGAGCTGGCTGCCGGGGGGAGATCACACAATCATTACTATCCGCGTCAATGATTGTGGGCATGATGACGCCGTGTTTCCTCTGCGTTACATGCGGGGAAAGCTTGAAACGTGGGGTGGGGGATCGGGCAGTCGCCCCTGA
- a CDS encoding 3-isopropylmalate dehydrogenase: MKIAVIGGDGIGPEVTAEALKVLQAVRDDITTTDFDLGARRYLRNGELLTDADIEVLREHDAILLGAIGAPGAVPPGVLERGLLLKMRFALDHHVNLRPSKLYPTATSPLANPGEIDFIVVREGTEGLYCGNGGTLREGTPHEVASEVSQNTRFGVERVVRDAFERAQARRKHLTLVHKTNVLVNAGSLWQRTVNEVAQEFPEVTVDYNHIDAATIYMVTDPARYDVIVTDNLFGDILTDLAGAVTGGIGLAASGNIDATGTNPSMFEPVHGSAPDIVGQGIADPTAAILSAAMMLRHLGDEDNARRIEEAVAEDVAGRGDSPIRTVEVGDRIANAIRGGAQR, from the coding sequence ATGAAAATTGCAGTTATTGGTGGGGACGGTATCGGCCCCGAGGTTACCGCAGAGGCGTTGAAAGTCCTGCAGGCAGTCCGCGACGACATCACCACGACCGACTTCGACCTTGGCGCTCGCCGCTACCTGCGCAACGGCGAACTACTCACCGATGCTGACATTGAAGTTCTACGCGAACATGATGCCATTCTGCTTGGCGCCATCGGCGCTCCGGGGGCAGTGCCGCCCGGGGTTTTGGAACGTGGACTTCTGCTCAAGATGCGCTTTGCTCTCGACCACCACGTGAACCTCCGCCCCTCTAAGCTGTACCCCACCGCGACCAGCCCCCTGGCCAACCCTGGAGAGATCGACTTCATCGTTGTTCGTGAAGGGACCGAGGGACTGTACTGCGGAAACGGCGGCACCCTGCGTGAAGGCACGCCACATGAGGTCGCTTCGGAAGTCAGCCAAAACACCCGCTTTGGCGTTGAACGGGTTGTTCGCGACGCGTTCGAGCGCGCGCAGGCCCGCCGCAAGCACCTCACCCTAGTTCACAAGACCAACGTTCTGGTCAACGCGGGTTCACTGTGGCAGCGTACGGTCAACGAGGTCGCCCAAGAGTTTCCAGAAGTCACCGTCGACTACAACCACATCGACGCTGCAACGATCTACATGGTCACCGACCCAGCCCGCTACGACGTCATCGTCACTGACAACCTTTTCGGTGACATCCTCACCGACCTGGCTGGTGCAGTAACCGGCGGTATCGGCCTCGCCGCCAGCGGCAATATTGACGCCACCGGAACAAACCCGTCGATGTTCGAGCCCGTCCACGGCTCCGCGCCTGATATTGTCGGCCAGGGCATCGCCGACCCCACGGCAGCCATCCTGTCAGCCGCAATGATGCTTCGCCACCTCGGTGACGAAGACAACGCCCGGCGCATCGAAGAAGCAGTAGCCGAGGACGTCGCCGGGCGTGGCGATAGCCCCATTCGTACGGTTGAGGTGGGGGACCGTATCGCTAACGCGATCCGTGGCGGGGCCCAGCGATAG